The genomic region GATGTAACCTCCCTTTTCTTATCCAGTTTAGTACCAAatacagtataaataatacggttaTTAATCCATTACTGCACATAACGCCCGACttatttagtcagtactatccggtggctatttatcctatTCGACAGAAATAGTCAAATAGTCAGTAATGTGATCAATCAGAGTAAGTATATTTTAGCTTTTCTTACGTCTTAACTGTCAAGATATAAACTTAAGGGTCGTTTACataaaattcacaaattataaCGTCAATTGCAAGTTAGCATATGATCCCGTGATGCATAGAAGAACTAAGAATTAATGGACAATTTTATGTATTGGTGCTTAAATTTCCAAGAAGAAGACTAGctccattttcttttaaatgttaattttgtaATGTGGGTTTGTGTTTGCTCAGTTTTCGTGGTGAGATAGAACAAATTGGTGAAACGTAGAGTGGTTTTTTTGCAGAAAGGTTTGACCTTTGAATTGGAACTATAGTGTTCGTTCCTATTGCTAGATTGGCAGGTAAAAACTCAAccttttgttatatgtaaatgTTGGTTTCGTGCTGCAACTATGATAGGGACATTGGTGtgtaaaattgaaaacccagtaACATATGGTATAGGAAATTCAAACGAATTTGTAAAgaatttcttttattgttttctgttGTTTTCCACTATAAAATGAAACTCCTTTATATCCATGGTTCATCACTTGGAACAATTACCAGTTTTTACATATATTGCCCAACTATCTAACAAACACCAGAACAACTTTTGGCTTAGAAATGTTCACCGTTGTCTTCATCCGAAACGAGTCAATCAATTGTATACCATCACCTTCAATCATTGAGTACTTCAGCATGTACTTCAAATCTAGATCAATGCTAGATTAACCTTGCTGATCAAAATAATAAGTACCTTGCAGTTTTCTTTGAAgtatcttattaatttttttttaaaactgcAAAAATTACTTAATTTCTTTAGCAATTGTAAAAattgttcttcttctttaacATTCTTATGTATTTGTACTTACAGCTTCTGTTTTTTCAAATCATAACAGAGAAGCATGCACATCatcacaaataaaacaaaaaagttgtgAAGCGACAGTCAATAAAATTTTCAGGTACTAATTATTGTGTGTATAAATACAATTGTAAATATTACACTTAATATGAATGGACATGTTTTGTACGTTCTTTAAATTTGTAGCAACGCACGGGCATTATTACTAAGCACAAAAGTATGCATAGACGGAGGTTCATTAACTTCATTTACAATTGAAGCACACAACAAAGGTATGGACCTCCATAGCAACAGAGCCCAAAacggaaaaaaaacaaaacaaaccccaGCAGCGTGTTTCCTCTGCCGCCGCGGGAGCACCAACCATCCACCACGAACCAGCTTCCCTGCAGACGCCGGAGATCCAACAAGGCAACGCCCCAGAAACGAAAAATCATTTCCCTGTTTGCAATGGGATATCTGGCTCACTATAAAATGATGCCAATCTTCTCAATACACTAATCCCAAATCACAAGCAGAGTGAATCCCATAAATTATTTGGAATTATAGGACTCTTACCATTCCGACAAATTGATGAAACAAAACATTATAACTTACCATTTGGTAATATACACCATATATCTTTCTATATACGAAATTAAGATTGAACTTACTCATACAAAGGAAACATACTAACTTATTTTCTACGAAAATCCGAAATCCGAGAAATTACGTCACTCTAATCATCACTAAGTTCATCTTCAATGGCAGCTGCACTCATCCTTGCCGACGCCTGCCTAGCGCACTTGACAATCTTCTCAGCCTCTCTGCAaatcttctcctcctccttcatcGCCTTCTTCAGCTTCCTCGTCTGCTCTTTCTTCGAAAAACTGCCCAAATCCGATAAAAGCCCATCATCGTCGCTGAAATTCAGACCAGCCGCGAAGTCAATTGCCCCCTTTTCTTTACTCTTTGTGTGAGAAGCCCTCTTTGTCTTCGGGGAACACCACAAGCAACCCGATTTCCTCGGGGGCGAAGGGGAGTCCGTCAACGAATTAGAAGAATCCGGCGGAGAATGAAACGACCGAGATTTCGGTTTGGGCTTAGAACGCTGCTTCTTATCTGGGTTCTGTTTGGATGGCGAGAAAATTGCACTTTCCGGAGAGGAAttagatgaatttgatgcaGATGAGACTGAACCATTTTTCAATTTCGCCTTTGAACCCCTTTTCCCACCTGGGTTGTATTTCGATTTCGCTACTGAAAATTCTGAGGGATCAGATTTGAGATTTGACCCCAATTTCTCATCTGGGTTCTGTTTGGAAGGCGAGAAAATGGCAGCATCAGAAACAGGGTCTGTCTTACCTTCAACCGAATTGCGCCGAGCTGAACCGGTGGCTAACGGTGGCGGGCGGGAGGCGGAGCTCTCGGGGAAGGATTTGAGTTTGCGGAAGCGGGATTCAAGTTCAGTGGGGAGGAGAGAGTCGGTGAAGCCGGAGCAGTTGATGGCGGAAACTTGCTCGAGAACGCAGAGGTCTTGGGCTTGGGAGATGAGGTCGTCCACAGCTGATTCGTCGGTATCGGAGAGGTAGAAGGAGAAATCCGCCATTTTCAGATTGAGGCCGAGCTTTCTTGCGTACTGTCAGTCTGTCCCTGCCATAGACGGCTGAGAAAGCGAGGTCTAACGGCTATAAGTCGCGCTTTCCGCATTTGCTGGTTCAACTTTCAACGTGCGGGTCCCACTTCTGATTCAGCTCCAGCCAAAACATAAGATGATCTTAGTCTCGCATTATGCTAGCattaatatgatttaaattcgtGTTTAacaataatcaaatctaacatttcttttaattaaatagttaaaacgtatatatattgtgtttttttaattattttttatttattttgaacaacTTAAGAGACTATAGAAAATATTCAATTAGCATTTTAAgagattttaattatttttataaatttagagTAGTTCAATTAGAAATCTAGGTGATTATATAAAAGTCTAggtgtatttaattagaattttaaaagaagtttataacattttaaatgCATTCaattataaattgattttgagaataaaaatttagaaattgattttaaaggagTTTTTAAAAAGTTGGAGAATTCAAGAGAACTAGAGACATTTCACAGTATATTTTAAGGATTCTCACATCTTATCTCTCTCTTGAATTTGAGGGAATTCATTCAAATTTTACATAGAATATCtagaaatcaattaaactccatcaaaattcatgaatttataaatctattaaaatccctcaaaatctcaattgaataaccattttaaaaacattatcCCCTACAATTACAAACACATCAAAAATACAATGCAGATTTTCAATCATAGAGGATCTTTAGTCCTAAATGCTAAATCCTAGTCATGAGGACTAAACATTTCGAGCCCGAGAGATTTCACACCTTGAAGTTTTCTTTGAGCTTTCATGGAAATATCTTTTGTACTTACACTATCTTTCTATTTAAGAATATTTTGAACGTCTAAGGCCTGTTCATTAatgttttacaaaataatttttagttttgcagATACAAAAACAGGTGAACAAAGCATTTAGCAGATCGTTTtgtgaaaacaaaatcaaaaaatgaaaatgcaaaACGCAATATTTGGCCTAAGTTATGCATaacattaaattaatgttttctttgtttcttaagaacaattttcaaaataataaaaaataaaacatacattataaaacaaagttaaaattctataataaaataaaataaaattacatatgcgATGCTCACCGTCACTACCACTACCACCACAACATTCTCCACTCCACTACCGGATCCATTAAGGAGCAAAAGGAAGGGGGCGGGGGGTTAGCTGACCCTCTGAACTTAGGTGAATCTGCATGGATGACTTGGTGCTGTCTCCTAGGTGAATCTCTATGGATGACTTGGTGCTGCCTCCTTGAAGGTTGGAGTTGTCCTTTATACATGCATTCCAACATCTTGATAAAATACATCAAAGAGGCATTGccattcttattaattttttttattttttttattttttaatatcaaCTTGGGAGCAATGTCTTTTGTTCCATTGATAATGAAGCTATAATGTGGCATtttcaaaataagaaaacacgTCGCGGACAGTTGTAAtttgtattgttatttattccataaatcatGAATGATGGAACTATGGTTTAACTTTTAAAGTTATTATATGTCTAAGATATGTTGTGAACTTTTACATGTGACCCTTCGACTAACTTTTCCTGGATCCACTACCGCTCTACCCCATCACGCACACCGCTATAGCTTATTTGAAATATGCCTTAAAGCAAATAATGAGATGATACTTTACAACATTTTGCATATTaaactattttagtttaatcTAAGAGAAAAGATATTGTTTAGAGTCATCTCATTAAATATTATAGCCTAAATGACAAGTGCAAGTAATATGTGATTACGAGAATgtaatctaaagaagttagattcatgaaaCTTTTCTTTCTCATACACATATCCTATACGTCCTGATTGAAGGATTTCTAATTGGGCATTCATAATCCAGATTGATCAGTACATACTATGTCTTctaacacaccccgacctaaatcAAGGCATGATGGCCATCACGTGatggtgacgtagccatgtgtgCAGTGCGGAAGTGACAGTGATATGAagatgtgagaaataaaaaacccaTTAACTAATGCACACAAGACAAGTAAATAAGTGCGGGAAGAAGTGTTCGAGTGTAGATACACATAGTCAGAGCGTAGGTGCCAACGTGCAATCCAGCAAgctaaatactaattatacaggGTATGAAAGAAAACCCTACATTGATGGATGCCTGTTAAAACCGCTGTAGAGTCCTCGTGAGTCACCAACATGCACTTCTATCTAGAACCTGGgagggtgcaaaacaaaaaatgtgagtgggtaaaaacaaagcttttcaaaaccatttctttttccaaaagtaATAACCCTTCACcataaaacccgtatagtttcccagaaaataataatacatacgtatataaaaatcatgctcgagagtagtgaaactcaaatatatgccatgtcaagtatcccAGTATGGAAATAAGTAgctaggtgaaataaatcaatgtaaaatgatatgtcagctggagtcacctaacatgaactgtacggctgaacctatagctcatcagatatgcctgcacacgagttgaaaccacctattgtggtttgtacgacagggctgggtgcaaataagtacgcttaagtgctacgatcacgtgaaggctgtgcaaataatcgcgggtcacctacgagtcacaaccacctaatgtggtttgtatGACAGGGctgtgcaccaaacttggatccaaggtgagcgtgagGTGCgtgaggtgaacatcacgtgaaggactgtgccctggccatgggcggaagcactaacaccggggtgcaggataatgagctctaaatgcatctaCGTATAACTACAAACAATGCATCCACTATCATCAATATATACTCACATGAAGCTTGCTTGGGCATCCGCAGCATCAAGAAAcaatatgcatatctatactaatgcatactCTAAAGCATAAtgcaattgacatggcatttaaaatgtaatttcatttaaaacaaatttctgggaaaacgcaaaacatatatacgtatatatagaaaatgaaaagcccactcactggtatgtagctgGATCGTAGCCCCCGAGTCTTGCCTGACTGCGCTCATCCTCCGAAAACATCTCACTTATATGTGAACTCActattttaacattaattttaagtacataaccaaaaccatgtaataacttctcatacgttactcaattgggatgtttgaatataccatcgtggcctactcaacaccacgagcatctccatatttttagaataattttccgaCGTCCCACGTGCCCCCATGTGCCTGGCACACGAACGAAATTTTAAATGCCGTTAGGAAATATTCCGCTAAATaatagaatattccgttaacttcacctgacgccgttagtatatgctgtcaaagttgatggaatattccccTTCCTTCTCCGGTGGTTCGTCGAATTCCTACGCCGATCGACTCTGTGTCGtcggaaactggaaaaatttcaaatttatatatCTCACTCAAATCTCAACCAAACTTCACAAACCTTACATGGATTT from Pyrus communis chromosome 4, drPyrComm1.1, whole genome shotgun sequence harbors:
- the LOC137732562 gene encoding uncharacterized protein is translated as MADFSFYLSDTDESAVDDLISQAQDLCVLEQVSAINCSGFTDSLLPTELESRFRKLKSFPESSASRPPPLATGSARRNSVEGKTDPVSDAAIFSPSKQNPDEKLGSNLKSDPSEFSVAKSKYNPGGKRGSKAKLKNGSVSSASNSSNSSPESAIFSPSKQNPDKKQRSKPKPKSRSFHSPPDSSNSLTDSPSPPRKSGCLWCSPKTKRASHTKSKEKGAIDFAAGLNFSDDDGLLSDLGSFSKKEQTRKLKKAMKEEEKICREAEKIVKCARQASARMSAAAIEDELSDD